A single region of the Anaerolineales bacterium genome encodes:
- a CDS encoding SH3 domain-containing protein, with protein sequence MLRRFFFFLMGGALLIALTACGVNAPQPATMVITPPPPPPTNTLALVITATLRVTATPIPTATFLPSETPLPTSTPELPTATLPPPTAAVEAIRGAVNNRSQVVNLRLGPSTDYTSVGRVNSGTTITILGFSDDRQWYFVVADGIGEGWMSAEFVTVSNASAVAVVPQVELTRRAENRPPTAGQTPVATLPGRATRRTDVLAYCDLPDFKNEQGKRFTKDTAVTLYWSWYAQTQQQTQDHINAAKYEVALEKKDGDGWRQALALDTWMNYRTEIIRQSGRWYVYWFVPVGKLAAGDYRISYKLTWSQKIDDGSKTFGPGGIEEINTGTCLFSVN encoded by the coding sequence GTGCTGAGGCGGTTTTTCTTTTTTCTAATGGGTGGGGCGCTTCTAATAGCGCTGACGGCGTGCGGTGTGAACGCCCCACAACCAGCGACGATGGTGATCACACCGCCACCGCCGCCCCCGACAAACACCCTGGCGCTTGTCATTACAGCGACGCTGCGCGTCACGGCGACGCCTATTCCCACCGCAACCTTCCTCCCTTCGGAAACGCCGCTCCCCACCAGCACGCCGGAACTACCCACCGCCACACTTCCCCCACCCACAGCGGCGGTAGAGGCGATACGCGGGGCGGTCAACAACCGCTCTCAGGTGGTCAATCTTCGTCTTGGACCCAGCACCGATTACACCTCCGTAGGGCGGGTGAATTCGGGGACGACGATCACCATTTTGGGCTTTAGCGATGATCGGCAGTGGTATTTTGTCGTGGCGGATGGCATTGGTGAGGGATGGATGAGCGCTGAATTCGTCACCGTTTCCAACGCCAGCGCCGTCGCCGTTGTCCCACAGGTGGAACTGACGCGCCGTGCCGAGAACCGCCCTCCCACTGCTGGACAGACGCCGGTTGCCACCTTACCCGGACGCGCCACCCGCCGGACGGATGTCCTTGCCTATTGTGACCTTCCCGATTTCAAAAATGAGCAGGGTAAGCGCTTTACAAAAGACACGGCGGTCACCTTGTATTGGAGTTGGTACGCCCAAACGCAGCAGCAGACGCAAGATCACATCAACGCCGCCAAGTATGAGGTGGCGCTGGAGAAAAAAGATGGCGATGGCTGGCGGCAGGCATTGGCGCTGGATACGTGGATGAACTATCGGACGGAGATCATCCGTCAGAGTGGGCGCTGGTATGTCTATTGGTTCGTGCCGGTGGGCAAACTGGCGGCGGGTGATTACCGCATCAGTTATAAGCTTACATGGTCGCAAAAGATTGATGACGGCTCAAAAACCTTTGGTCCCGGCGGCATTGAGGAAATCAACACCGGCACCTGCTTGTTCAGTGTAAACTGA
- the kynA gene encoding tryptophan 2,3-dioxygenase, with amino-acid sequence MTTHDTDGAKLDFSGEMSYGDYLGLDALLSAQHPLSSDHNELLFIIQHQTSELWMTLMIHELRGAREQIKADDLPPAFKMMARVSRIMEQLVRAWDVLATLTPSEYTNFRHLLGHASGFQSHQYRIIEFLLGNKNAVMSIPHRHHPARAAEVARELNAPSLYDEVLRLLARRGLPIPPTHTERDWTQPYPAEDEVVAAWLTVYRQPQEHWELYELAEELVDLEDAFRQWRFRHLNTVKRIIGFKRGTGGTSGVNYLQNVLSVELFPELWKVRTSL; translated from the coding sequence ATGACCACCCACGACACCGATGGCGCAAAATTAGATTTCAGCGGCGAGATGAGTTATGGCGATTACCTCGGTCTGGATGCCCTTCTCAGCGCCCAACACCCGCTCAGTTCCGATCACAATGAACTGCTGTTCATCATCCAGCACCAAACCAGCGAATTATGGATGACGTTGATGATCCATGAACTGCGTGGCGCCCGCGAACAGATCAAAGCCGATGACCTTCCACCCGCCTTCAAAATGATGGCGCGAGTCTCGCGCATTATGGAGCAGCTTGTACGGGCGTGGGATGTGCTGGCAACGTTGACCCCAAGCGAATACACGAACTTTCGTCACCTGTTGGGTCATGCTTCAGGCTTTCAATCCCACCAATACCGGATCATCGAATTTCTGTTGGGGAATAAAAACGCCGTGATGTCCATTCCCCATCGCCACCATCCGGCGCGTGCCGCAGAGGTCGCCCGTGAGTTAAATGCCCCCTCCCTCTACGATGAAGTGCTGCGCCTTTTGGCGCGGCGGGGGCTGCCCATCCCCCCCACACACACCGAGCGCGATTGGACTCAGCCCTACCCTGCCGAGGATGAGGTTGTTGCCGCCTGGCTGACCGTCTATCGCCAACCGCAAGAACATTGGGAACTCTATGAGCTTGCCGAAGAATTGGTTGATCTCGAAGATGCCTTTCGTCAATGGCGTTTCCGACATTTGAACACCGTCAAGCGCATCATCGGTTTTAAGCGCGGCACGGGCGGCACATCGGGCGTCAATTACCTGCAAAATGTCCTCAGTGTGGAGCTTTTTCCCGAACTGTGGAAGGTGCGCACCTCACTGTAA
- the leuD gene encoding 3-isopropylmalate dehydratase small subunit codes for MDALTPFSGKIVALPIENTDTDQIIPARFLKTTSAQGLGASLFSDWRYEADGSPRADFPLNQPEAAGASVLIAGHNFGCGSSREHAVWALTGYGFKAVISTYFADIFRNNALKNGLLPIQVDPETHQQLITLAAEDPQTSVYVDLEAQTITLPDGRAVGFPIDGFARRCLLDGVDQLGYIHKQEDKIAAYEAAHAGRVVTTA; via the coding sequence ATGGACGCACTGACCCCCTTTAGCGGCAAAATTGTCGCCCTGCCCATCGAAAACACGGATACCGATCAGATTATCCCCGCCCGCTTTCTAAAAACGACAAGCGCACAGGGCTTGGGTGCATCCCTTTTTTCCGATTGGCGCTATGAGGCGGACGGGTCGCCCCGTGCGGATTTCCCCTTAAACCAACCAGAAGCGGCGGGGGCAAGTGTCCTCATCGCCGGACACAACTTTGGCTGCGGCAGTTCCCGCGAACACGCCGTTTGGGCGCTCACCGGCTATGGGTTTAAGGCGGTGATCAGCACGTACTTTGCCGATATTTTCCGCAACAACGCCCTCAAAAACGGCTTGCTCCCCATTCAGGTCGATCCTGAGACGCACCAGCAGTTGATCACCCTTGCCGCGGAAGACCCTCAAACCAGCGTTTATGTTGATCTGGAAGCGCAGACAATCACCCTCCCTGACGGGCGGGCCGTGGGATTCCCGATTGATGGCTTTGCCCGCCGCTGCCTCTTGGATGGCGTTGATCAATTGGGGTACATTCATAAGCAAGAGGACAAGATCGCTGCCTACGAAGCTGCCCACGCCGGGCGCGTCGTCACCACAGCCTAA
- the leuC gene encoding 3-isopropylmalate dehydratase large subunit — protein MASHPRTLFEKVWDAHLVNPPTPDVPALLYIDLHLVHEVTSPQAFTTLRERGLSVRRPDRTLATMDHSTPTTPRDVPIADAQAAAQIAQMEKNCRDFGIPLYALGSDKQGIVHVIGPENGFTQPGMTIVCGDSHTSTHGAFGALAFGIGTSEVAHVLATQCLLQNKPKTMEVRIDGTLGVGVTAKDIILALIAKIGVGGGTGYVLEYTGSAIRALTMEARMTICNMSIEGGARAGMIAPDETTFDYVKGRPYAPKGEAWDRAVATWRELPTDEGAVYDATVILDANALEPMITYGTNPGMGIAISGRIPDPADFSDVSQREGLLKALHYMDLQPGAPIKGHPIDVVFLGSCTNSRISDLRTGAALIKGRKVAPHVRMMVVPGSQQVKRQAEAEGLHEIFKDAGAEWREAGCSMCIAMNGDQLQPGEYAVSTSNRNFEGRQGKGGRTFLASPLTAVASAVNGCVSDVRELLEPTYA, from the coding sequence ATGGCATCTCATCCCCGCACCTTATTTGAAAAAGTCTGGGACGCACACCTTGTCAATCCCCCAACCCCCGACGTTCCGGCGCTGCTGTATATTGACCTTCACCTCGTCCACGAAGTGACCTCCCCACAGGCGTTTACGACGCTCCGTGAGCGCGGTTTGAGCGTCCGCCGTCCAGATCGCACCCTCGCCACGATGGATCACAGCACGCCAACGACACCCCGTGATGTCCCCATTGCCGATGCACAGGCGGCGGCTCAAATTGCCCAAATGGAGAAAAACTGCCGCGATTTTGGGATTCCGCTCTATGCCCTCGGCAGTGATAAACAGGGTATTGTCCATGTTATTGGACCCGAAAACGGGTTTACCCAACCGGGGATGACGATTGTCTGCGGCGACAGCCATACCAGTACACATGGGGCGTTCGGGGCGTTGGCGTTTGGTATTGGGACGAGTGAGGTTGCCCATGTGCTGGCAACCCAGTGTTTGCTCCAAAACAAACCGAAAACGATGGAAGTTCGCATTGATGGGACACTTGGCGTTGGCGTCACTGCCAAAGACATCATCCTCGCCTTGATCGCGAAAATCGGTGTGGGCGGCGGCACAGGCTATGTCTTGGAATACACCGGATCGGCAATCCGCGCCCTGACGATGGAAGCCCGCATGACGATCTGCAACATGAGCATCGAAGGGGGCGCTCGTGCTGGCATGATCGCTCCCGACGAAACAACCTTTGACTATGTGAAGGGACGCCCCTATGCCCCCAAAGGGGAGGCGTGGGATCGCGCCGTTGCCACGTGGCGGGAACTGCCCACCGACGAAGGCGCTGTTTATGACGCTACGGTGATCCTTGACGCCAACGCCCTTGAGCCGATGATCACCTATGGGACGAATCCGGGCATGGGCATTGCCATCAGCGGGCGCATCCCTGATCCGGCTGATTTCAGCGATGTGAGCCAGCGCGAAGGCTTGCTGAAGGCGCTGCACTACATGGATTTGCAGCCCGGAGCGCCGATCAAAGGGCATCCCATTGATGTTGTCTTTTTAGGAAGCTGCACGAATTCGCGCATCAGCGATCTACGCACCGGCGCAGCGCTAATCAAAGGGCGCAAGGTTGCCCCTCATGTACGAATGATGGTCGTGCCGGGATCGCAGCAGGTGAAACGCCAAGCCGAGGCGGAAGGCTTGCACGAAATTTTCAAGGACGCCGGCGCCGAGTGGCGCGAGGCAGGGTGCAGCATGTGCATTGCCATGAATGGCGATCAATTGCAGCCGGGGGAGTATGCCGTCAGCACCAGCAACCGCAACTTTGAAGGACGGCAAGGCAAGGGCGGGCGCACTTTCCTCGCCAGCCCGCTCACTGCCGTCGCCAGCGCTGTGAACGGCTGCGTCTCTGATGTCCGCGAACTCTTAGAGCCGACCTACGCCTAA
- the tsaE gene encoding tRNA (adenosine(37)-N6)-threonylcarbamoyltransferase complex ATPase subunit type 1 TsaE — protein MIPPPVETLLLNSASREATLAIGVQIGRLLSGGEVICLSGDLGAGKTALAVGIGAGWGVSEAVHSPTFVFVHEHRRASGERLYHIDAYRLRGVDDAESIGLEDIIGGDDPVLLEWAERVAVLIPSEALWIRLEAQAESPDERAITLSASVGRGLFLLRRLAETHSDKG, from the coding sequence ATGATCCCTCCGCCAGTAGAAACGCTTCTCTTAAACAGCGCCTCTCGCGAGGCAACACTGGCAATCGGGGTGCAGATCGGGCGGCTTCTCAGCGGTGGGGAGGTGATCTGTCTTTCTGGTGATCTGGGCGCGGGGAAAACGGCACTCGCTGTGGGTATTGGCGCGGGGTGGGGCGTCAGCGAGGCTGTTCACAGCCCGACCTTCGTCTTTGTTCACGAGCATCGGCGGGCAAGCGGCGAGCGTTTATACCATATTGACGCTTATCGTCTGCGCGGGGTGGACGATGCCGAGAGCATTGGCTTGGAGGATATTATTGGTGGGGATGATCCTGTTCTCCTTGAATGGGCAGAGCGAGTCGCCGTGCTGATCCCATCGGAGGCGCTCTGGATTCGCCTTGAGGCTCAGGCAGAGTCCCCCGACGAGCGAGCGATCACCCTTTCGGCAAGCGTCGGGCGCGGGTTGTTCCTTCTGCGGCGTTTGGCTGAGACACACAGTGACAAGGGCTGA
- a CDS encoding sortase, protein MGLPYSRRSRRSLSLWQLILMVAGVVLIVVSAQQLLSQVGSVIPTTSPTLSPGVTPTLPTSLARTDVLPTPTVDHSVPPRYLVFPAASLTSRIIEAIRTDTTWETRYLGDSVGHLEGTSWFDNEQGNIVLAGHVESATGAPGPFAFLFKVNKDDLVILQEGAVSKYYRVTEIIQAKPDDVYLTEQNGSGRLTMITCTEYDYKERTYNGRLVVIAEPLTTN, encoded by the coding sequence ATGGGTCTGCCTTATTCGCGTCGTTCACGTCGTTCGTTATCCTTGTGGCAGTTGATTCTGATGGTGGCGGGCGTTGTCCTAATCGTCGTTTCTGCCCAACAACTTCTCAGTCAGGTAGGGTCGGTCATACCCACCACCAGCCCAACCCTCTCACCGGGGGTTACCCCCACCCTTCCCACCAGTTTGGCGCGGACGGATGTCCTGCCCACTCCCACCGTTGATCACAGCGTCCCCCCGCGCTACCTTGTGTTTCCGGCTGCTTCGCTCACCAGCCGGATCATTGAGGCAATCCGCACCGATACAACATGGGAAACCCGCTATCTGGGTGATTCGGTGGGGCATTTGGAAGGGACAAGCTGGTTCGATAACGAGCAGGGCAATATCGTCCTTGCCGGACATGTCGAAAGCGCCACCGGAGCGCCCGGACCGTTCGCCTTCCTCTTTAAGGTGAACAAAGACGATCTGGTGATTCTGCAAGAGGGGGCGGTGAGCAAATACTACCGCGTCACCGAGATCATCCAGGCTAAACCGGATGATGTCTACCTGACGGAGCAAAACGGCTCAGGGCGGCTGACGATGATCACCTGTACGGAGTACGACTACAAAGAGCGGACATACAATGGGCGGTTGGTGGTCATTGCCGAGCCGCTGACGACGAATTAG
- a CDS encoding MFS transporter, with protein sequence MHRLRGLFAGMDRRMLLFLLHTALLQLAVYGITDVILNFYFVSLGYGSDTIGILQGLGRVGGTITGIPLGIVADRMGARRLTILCALGVGASYLPLIFLPTLPMLVLSRFLFGAFFNAMFLAGVPLIAQLVEARYRTRAFATYQIVGLTGTSFGTALGGFLPSIVARLFPTVVQSATLPPEQTIFAYAGALFAAGLFSALSVLPLLLFAEPETAAQTRAIQKAKTGEDQPRTFTRTNLWRMTYLSLPMITFGITAGMTFPFYNLFLRTRFHQSDEVVGTLLGVAWLIMGASSVLTPLWDKRFGRVRAALILMGMAAVAFFVMSGAAVLAVGVIALYFAVSLRNMIVPLYQPLFIESFPPSMRNIASGLNSVLWNGGWFLSSAVSGALLRNHGFGLLYALVGVGVATTGISIYLIFRNRPTNVSLEMG encoded by the coding sequence ATGCACCGACTTCGCGGGCTGTTCGCCGGCATGGATCGGCGGATGTTGCTGTTTTTGTTGCACACCGCCCTTTTGCAACTGGCAGTTTATGGGATCACCGATGTGATCTTGAACTTTTATTTCGTCAGCCTCGGCTACGGATCAGATACCATCGGTATTTTGCAAGGCTTGGGGCGCGTCGGGGGGACAATCACCGGCATTCCACTGGGCATTGTCGCAGACCGGATGGGGGCGCGTCGCTTGACAATTCTCTGTGCCTTAGGGGTTGGGGCGAGTTATCTTCCGCTCATCTTCTTGCCCACTTTGCCCATGCTTGTTCTGAGCCGCTTTTTGTTTGGGGCGTTTTTTAATGCCATGTTCCTGGCTGGCGTGCCGCTCATTGCCCAACTGGTGGAAGCGCGTTACCGCACCCGCGCCTTTGCCACGTACCAGATCGTCGGCTTGACCGGAACATCTTTTGGGACAGCGTTGGGCGGCTTTTTGCCCTCGATTGTGGCACGCTTATTCCCCACCGTCGTGCAAAGCGCAACCCTGCCGCCAGAGCAAACGATCTTTGCCTATGCTGGGGCGCTTTTTGCTGCGGGGCTTTTCAGCGCCCTCAGCGTGCTTCCCCTTCTGTTGTTTGCCGAGCCGGAAACCGCCGCCCAAACACGGGCGATCCAAAAGGCGAAAACAGGCGAAGACCAACCGCGCACCTTTACCCGCACCAACCTGTGGCGCATGACCTACCTTTCGCTGCCGATGATCACCTTTGGAATTACGGCGGGCATGACCTTTCCCTTCTATAACCTCTTTTTGCGGACGCGCTTTCACCAATCCGATGAGGTGGTGGGGACACTCCTCGGCGTGGCGTGGCTGATCATGGGGGCATCCAGTGTCCTCACCCCGCTGTGGGATAAGCGCTTCGGGCGGGTGCGGGCGGCACTGATCCTGATGGGCATGGCAGCAGTGGCGTTTTTTGTCATGTCGGGGGCGGCGGTCTTGGCGGTGGGCGTCATTGCCCTTTATTTTGCCGTCTCCCTACGGAACATGATCGTGCCGCTTTACCAACCGCTCTTTATCGAAAGTTTTCCGCCTTCCATGCGCAACATTGCCAGCGGGCTGAACTCCGTCCTGTGGAATGGGGGGTGGTTTCTCTCTAGCGCGGTCAGCGGGGCGCTCTTGCGCAATCACGGCTTTGGGTTGCTCTATGCCCTTGTGGGGGTGGGGGTTGCCACGACAGGCATCAGCATCTACCTGATCTTTCGCAACCGACCAACGAATGTCAGTCTGGAAATGGGGTAA